The DNA segment CGATGAAATCAAACAGCTAAGCTCCCTTACCACTCGAAGCAATAACGAGCATGGAGTCGCCTATGCTTTAAACACACTGCTTAGTCTGTAGCTCCTTAAACTGCTATCTTTCTTTACCTCTGTTCGAGAAACACCCTCGCCATAGACGAGGGTGTTCTGATTTTCCAATAGTTAAAGCCCAAAAGCTATGAGGATACCATGGGCTGGCTGTCCTATGTAATCTTAAATGTGATTAGATGTAAAACTTCAAAAAAAACCCTGCTCCCGCAAGGTTCTTCTTTGTGTTATGAATGCGGTCGAGAGGACTCGAACCTCCACGGGTATACACCCACTACCCCCTCAAGATAGCGTGTCTGCCATTCCACCACGACCGCATATTAAGTTATTCAGCTTATTAAGAAAGTGGTGACCCGTAGGGGATACTCTCTCTCCGGTCGAGACTGCGATGTGTTCCTATCGAAGCTCATGCTTCGACGAACCCCCAAGGGATTCTCATCCCCACTTGAAGCTTATTAAAGAAAGTGGTGACCCGTAGGGGATTCGAACCCCTGTTACCTCCGTGAAAGGGAGGTGTCTTAACCCCTTGACCAACGGGCCACATATTATATGTTGTCTACCTTTTTAGAGTGACAACAAAAATGAGTATATCAAAATCTAGGAGCATTGACAACCCCTTTTTGCGGAAGAAACAAAAAAAGTCTATCTGGGCTTTTATTATTGCTCCGACGAACCCTCTATTTGAGGGTTCTCATTCCTCTAACAACAAAGAGCCCCAGGATTGCCGGAGGCTCTTCATCACGATGTAGTTCAACGGAGAGAGAGGGATACTCTCACTTCGTTCGAGACTGCGAAGTAACGCTAACGTAGTCGATGCTCCGACGAACCCTCCACCTGAGAGTTCTCATCCCTCTAACTTAAAGAACCCTCCGATATTCAGAGGGTTCTGATTGATGTAGTTCAGAACGGAGAGAGAGGGATACTCTCACTTCGTTCGAGACTGCGAAGTAACGCTAACGTAGTCGATGCTCCGACGAACCCTCCACCTGAGAGTTCTCATCCCTCTAACTTAGAGAACCCTCCGATATTCAGAGGGTTCTGATTGATGTAGTTCAGAACGGAGAGAGAGGGATTCGAACCCTCGCACCGCTTACGCAGTCTAACCCCTTAGCAGAGGGTCCCCTTATAGCCACTTGGGTATCTCTCCAAAGAATATGGCTCCCCGAACAGGACTCGAACCTGTGACAACTCGATTAACAGTCGAGTGCTCTACCGACTGAGCTATCGGGGAACATTAAATCACTGTAGATTTAAGCTATAATTTATCATGATTTTCACTCAAAGTCAACATTAGGAGACAACGGGGAATGGCCTGGCGTTTAAGCCAGACCGCTGTGTGGAACCTTAGGAATCCTTTCGGTGCCGTGCCAGTTCGATGAGCATGACGATGAGTACCAGCAGTTGAATAAGCAGCTCTGCGCTCATAATGCCTCGCCTCCTCCGCATAGTGCTCCTTCGAAATCGGCTGCTCCTCTCCCCATGGACTCCTTACGCTCCCACTCCATATATATGATAGACATGGCAGATTTTTGACAATAAAAAAGAACCTTCTTCTCCATAGAAAGAGATCAGGTTCTTCTGTCTGTGTTTATTATTCTGACTCATAAGTTCTTGCTTGGTCTTGGTTCTTCTTGTTCTTAGATCAGCTGCCGCAAATGGGCTGCGACTCAGCGCCGGGTTACGTTTACCTTCACGGATTAATTTATCCCGCATTCGTTTGGCTTTTGATTTAGCCATTTATTGTCACATCCTTATGATTCAATTTGTCATAAAGTATATCATATTACATGACATAACGAGTTACGGATTCTGTTGGTCCTCATAACTAAACAATTGAAGGGTTCCCGCACACTTTCCGCAGCGATACCGCTTGAGGTCGACACGGCGTTTACGTAGGTATTCCATTCCACAGCTTGTACACTTCAGCATGTAACGGAACGGTAATGGCCTTCTGCCTTGCCTACCCGGCAGCGATTGGCAATATCTGCTCCCTCCAACCTGCTTTAGTAAGGCTTTGAAATCAGGATCGCGATGTCTGTAGCCTTTGCCCGCAATATGCAAATGATAGTGGCATAGTTCATGCTTAATGATTTTCTCCACTTCTTCTTTGCCGAAGGCTGTCAACTGGGCTGGGTTAATCTCGATATGATGTGAATTCATAAAATATCGTCCGCCCGTCGATTTTAATCTCCGGTTGAATCTGGCTTTATGTCGAAATGGCAGCCCAAAGCTGTGAAGCGAAATCTCCTCGACCCAAGACTGTAGTTGTTCATCGTTCATGAGAATAGCCTCCTTTTCATACCTAATTGCAATCCCTACAGGCATCAAGCGCTCTTTGTACTTGAATTCTAACTTCCTATTAAGCTACACTGTCAAGTAGCAATATTAAAAAGGAGATTGTTAAAAATGGCCTCAATGAGATATGTCATTCTACAGCAAGACTGTAATTTACGTTTTGTGGAAATGCCCTCTGACTATGCCTATCAGCTTAGCGCCCTTAATTTGCGCCTGAACAAAGAAATCGAAAAACTGACTGCCGCCGAGGTTCCCTCATTGCCACGAGCAATTGCCGAATGCAACGAACTCGATCTGCTTCAAGAATCGCTGCAAATTACAAGCGGTTTGGATTATATTAATGAGCTCGAGGCTGCCTTCTCCGCTATTCGCGAAGAAAATTATCCTTTGATCTCTTTGCTAACGGAAATCCGTGCTTTACAGGCACAATTAGAGCAATGGTACGAGGAAGAAGGGCAATAA comes from the Paenibacillus lentus genome and includes:
- a CDS encoding SprT family protein; this encodes MNDEQLQSWVEEISLHSFGLPFRHKARFNRRLKSTGGRYFMNSHHIEINPAQLTAFGKEEVEKIIKHELCHYHLHIAGKGYRHRDPDFKALLKQVGGSRYCQSLPGRQGRRPLPFRYMLKCTSCGMEYLRKRRVDLKRYRCGKCAGTLQLFSYEDQQNP
- a CDS encoding hydrolase/acyltransferase is translated as MASMRYVILQQDCNLRFVEMPSDYAYQLSALNLRLNKEIEKLTAAEVPSLPRAIAECNELDLLQESLQITSGLDYINELEAAFSAIREENYPLISLLTEIRALQAQLEQWYEEEGQ